The genome window TATTAAAGAATCGCAGGAGGCAGGAATTGGTATTATCTATCAAGAGCTTGCGCTTGTAGGGGAAATGTCAGTAGCCGAGAATCTTTTTCTTGGTCATGAGTTAATGAGAAAAAGAATAATCAATTGGAATGAAATTTATGTAGAGGCCCAAAAGTGGCTCGATCATATTGGGTTAAATATTGATCCGCAAACAAAAGTTGCCGATTTAACAGTCGGGAAACAGCAACTGGTAGAAATAGCAAAAGCTTTAACGAAAAAAACAAGCATACTCATTTTGGATGAACCAACTGCTGCTTTAACAGAAAGTGATGTAGAAATCTTAATCCATTTATTGCAAGATCTACGTTCACAAGGAGTTACCTGCATCTATATTTCTCATAAATTAGGAGAAGTTATGTCACTTGCTGATTCGGTCACCATATTAAGAGATGGCCAGACGATAAGCACTAATTCCATTGAGGAATTATCAGAGGATAAAATAGTCACAAAGATGGTTGGAAGAGAATTAACAGAACTGTTCCCATATGAGGAGCATGCTATTAGTAAAGAAAATATTTTAGAAGTGAAAGACTATACTGTCTATGATGAGCAAGGAAATAAAATCATTAATCAAGTTTCCTTTTTACTTAAAAAGGGAGAAATCTTAGGATTTTCAGGATTAATGGGAGCCGGACGATCAGAATTATTTATTAGTCTCTTCGGTGGATTCAAAGGAAAAAAAGAAGGAAAGGTCATCATAGATGGAAAAGAAACAAATATCCAAAAACCGGCTGATGCAATTAAAGAAGGATTAGCGTATGTTTCAGAGGACCGTAAGCGCTACGGTCTTGTGTTAGGAATGGATATAACAAAAAATACGACGTTAGCGGCATTAAATAAAGTTGTTAAGCTAAATGTTATTGATCAGGCATTAGAAGTGAAAAGTGCAACAGATATAACGGAAAAAATGAAGTTAAAAGCGCCGAGCTTAGAAGCAAGAGTTGGACAACTAAGTGGTGGAAACCAACAAAAAGTAGTTCTAAGTAAGTGGCTGTTAAATAACCCGAAAATATTAGTTCTTGATGAACCGACAAGAGGAATTGACGTTGGAGCCAAATATGAAATCTATAAGATTATTAATGAACTTGTCCAACAGGGGGTCGGAATTGTTATTATTTCATCTGAACTGCCTGAAGTATTAGGAATGTCAGATAGAGTGCTAGTTATGGCTGAGGGTGAAATTTCTGGCGAATTTTTACGTGAAGAAGCTACCCAAGAAAAAATTATGACATGCGCCACAGGAGGGAAGAAAAATGAATATTCAACATCAAACAGTTGAAGAGAGCAAGAAAAGAGAAATAAGCTTTAAAGTTGATATGCAATCTTACACACTTATTATCGCTTTACTATTAATTGCATTAATATTTGGTTTTTTCACTGGAGGTGAATTTCTTTCTTCCCGAAATATCTCTAATTTATTTACGCAAATGTCCGTTATTTCCGTCCTTGCTATTGGTATGACGCTAATAATTGTTGCAGGTCATATTGATTTATCAGTTGGAGCATTAGTAGGATTAACAGGAGGAATCGCGGCAATTTTGCAAGTCTGGTATGATTGGGATACTTTTTTAGTAGTCCTTTGTGCAGTAATTGTGGGAGCGCTTTTAGGATTATGGCAAGGATGGTGGGTTGCTTACCGAGCTGTTCCTGCCTTTATTGTTACACTTGGAGGAATGCTTATCTTCCGAGGTATACTCATTGGTATAAGTAAGGGACAAACGGTCGCACCAATGAGTGATAGTTTTAAAAAAATTGGAACTAGTTATTTTCCATACATTCCTGGATATATTCTTGCATTAGTTAGTATCGCTTTGCTATTCCTTTGGACGACCAAACATCGTACAAAACGAAAAAATATGGGCTTAATGATCCCTGCTGCTAAGATAGACTATGGTAAGACTGTAGCTTATTCCTTTTTTATCCTGCTAGCAACCTATATGTTGAATCGGTATTTAGGTATTCCAATTCCAATCTTAATCGTTTTAGCAATAGCTGCAATCTTTATCTTTATTTCAAATAAAACACCATTCGGCCGATATGTCTATGCAATTGGGGGAAACCAAGAGGCAGCGGCATTGTCAGGGATTAATATAAAATGGAATACGCTGTGGGTGTTTATTACGATGGGAGGGCTTGCTGGTGTGGCGGGTGTTCTGTTAACAAGTAGATTAAATGCAGCAACCGTAAGTGCGGGGAATATGTATGAGCTTGATGCGATTGCTGCATGTGTTATCGGTGGAACTAGTCTGATAGGAGGAAAAGGAAAAATTGTTGGAGCGCTAATTGGTGCTTTAATTATGGCTAGTATCGACAATGGAATGAGTATGATGAATATCCAAACCTTCTGGCAGTATATAGTAAAAGGAATTATTTTAATTGTTGCCGTTTGGATTGATATATCAAGTAAGAAGTAAATAATAGGCTAGCTTAATGAGTAGAAGAGTCCTTACCTTGTAAAAAGGTGAGGATTTTTTATGGTGAAAATAGGTAAAGCAAATACAAAGAAAAAACATATTCTAAAGAGAGATGAGCGAATATTTTTAAAGTAGAGAATAAAATTGCATAAAATTAGTACCAGGTAATAGTAATTGGTGTTAAAATAAAAATAAATGAATAATGAGGTGATGTGAATGTCAACTTCCAAAGCACGTATTACAGCGATTGGTTCATACGTTCCCGAACGTATTTTAACAAATAATGATTTAGAAAAAATGGTGGAAACAAATGATGAGTGGATTGTAAAGCGAACAGGTATTAAGGAAAGAAGAATTGCGGATGAGCAGGAATTTACAAGCGATCTTAGCTATAAAGCAGTCCTTGATTTAATGGAACGATACGATAAAACAGTTGATGATGTTGATTTAATCATTGTTTGTACGATGACTCCTGAATATAAAACACCGAGTGTGGCTTCCAGCCTGCAGGCTAAACTAGGAATAAAGAATACAGGAGCAATGGATTTAAATGCAGCCTGTGCAGGATTTACTTATGGATTATATGTAGCAAATGGACTGGTTACATCAGGACTAAATAAAAAAGTTTTGGTTGTAGGGGCGGAAACATTATCTAAAATTACAGACTTCACTGATCGTACAACATGTATTCTTTTTGGAGATGGAGCAGGGGCAGTAATGGTAGAGTATGATGAAACAAAACCAAGCTTTCTTTCTTCTCATATCGGATCAGAAGGAGAAGGGGGACAGCATTTATATTGCACCAGTCTAGCTACTCAAATGAATGGTGTTGACTTACAGGGAAATGGCTGTATTGTTCAAAATGGTAGAGAAGTCTATAAATGGGCTGTTAAAACAGTTACTAATGGGATGAAAATTGTTGCTGAAAGAGGAAATAGGACTTTAAATGAGATAGATTGGTTTGTCCCCCATAGTGCGAATTTAAGAATGCTAGAATCAATTTGCGAGAAAAGTAATTTTCCAATCGAACAAACTTTATATAGTTTAGTTAACTACGGAAATACCTCTTCTGGTACGATCCCATTGTCATTGGATATCGGAGTGAAAGAAGGGAAATTAAAACAAGGGGATCATGTATTACTATATGGCTTCGGCGGTGGTCTAGCACATGCTGGATTATTAATTAAATGGACGATTTAATAACAAGAAACGGTGGCTTATTAGAATCAAACGTTTGATTAATCAAAAAGCTTAATTACTTTAAAAACAAAAGCAAGAGTTATTCCTTTATGATAAGATGGATGTAACAAAATTTTAGAATACGCCTTATCCCCCTGGCTTATCTACTTAGAAGGAGTATGTATCAGAATGAACTGTCCAATTTAATAATCTCCGTTAATGAATGAATAACTTAATTATTTTTTAATTAGCGGGGGATAAAGCATGAAATTAAATAAGAACTTTACATTATTATTGAATGGGCAGTCTTTTGCCAATATAGGGGATGTCCTCTATATGGTGAGTATTATTAATTTGATCTATACCGTAAAGGGATCAGCAACAGCGGCATCATTTGTGCCGTTTACGATTACAACTAGTATGTTTGTCTCAAGTGTTTTAACACCACTTTTCGTGAGGAAAATTCGATTGAATCGGTTATTGGCAGGATCCCAAATAGGGAAGACCGGATTACTCTTACTATTGGGGTTTATCTTGCCAGGAATAACAGAAGCGAATTATTTTATCATTTTTATAGTTATAGGGCTTATTGCATTTCTTGATGGCTGTGCCAATCCAATCACAAGAACTTTAATTCCATACTATGTTAGACCGGAAAAATTAATGAAAGCAAACGGGATGGTAGAAACAGTGACACAGCTGATTCAGGCCGGAATGTGGTTTGTAGGAAGCATGTTTCTTCTTTTTTTAAGTCCGCAAAATCTTATTTGGTTTGTTGGCTGTTTATTTTTTATCTCGAGTTGTTTATTATGCCTTTTAGAAAATGTAGATGGGAAAACAATAGAGTCAGCGGGTAAACTAGAACAAATAAAAGCGGGCTGGAAAACACTATTTCATACACCGGTGTTAAGAAAAATGGCTTTAGTGGAATGTTTAGAAAGTCTCGCTGCAACGGTATGGATTGCAGCTGTTTTATATGTGTTTATTCAGGATGCGTTAAAGGTGGACCAACAGTGGTGGGGCTTTATGAATGGAACATTCTTTTTAGGATTAATTTTGGGAAGTCTCTATTGCATGAACTATTCTTCTTTTGTGGAAAGAAAATTAGGCGTGTTTTTAGTTGCGGGATCTTTTATAAGCTTTCTGCTAACGATTTTATTTAGTTTAAACAGTATTCCTATGCTTGCATTAGTTCTATCATTCGGTGTTGGTATTGTTACACAAATAAAAAATATACCACAGCAAACTGTTATTCAAACAAGCGTCCCCAAAGAGCAGCTATCAACCGTGTATACTTCTCTTGGAGCAATTGGTACAGGAATTTTCGGGATAGGCTCCTTATTGATGGGGTTACTGGCAGATTTATTAGGGGTAAGGATAGTCTTCCTTTTCTCAGGTGTTCTCCTTGCATTGGTCAGTATGATTATATATAAAAATAAATCTTTATTTCGTATTCAAAGCCACTTAGAAAAAGAATAAAAGTCATTTACTGGAAACTTGACCTTAACCAATAGGTCGAGTTTTTTTGAATGGTTGATTCTAAAAATGTTGAATTTATAATTCGGATAATTTAGAATAAAAGAAAATAGATGGAGGTGCTTTTCGAATGAAAGTATTTAGCACAACAGGTCGGAAACAAGAAACATATCAAGTTGAAATGAAATATTCTTTATTATGGGAATGTGCTTTGGGGATTGCTGCGATTACCAATGAACGTTTACTAGATTCATTAGATCAGCCGAAGAGTTATTGGGAAAATGTTCGAACAAACCTTTCTCAGAATTTACAAGCACAACTAGACTACGTAGAAGCGAATAATACATGGAAAGCATTGCTACAATTACTGCATCAACAGGATTTTTTGAGTCTTGACGTATTTACGGAATATATAAATAAACTAACGGAGAGACAATTAATCTATCAATGCATTCCGTTTTTAAGTGAAAGCTATCAACCTATTAGGGAGCATGCAGCTGATGGAAACAGAGAAGCGATAGAAAAGTTAAAAGAAGCTACAAAAGATAATCCTTTTTTTCCAACCTATATTTCTTTTATCTGCCAAGTTGATTCTCAGCAATTAAAACAGCATCTTATCACTGTGATGAGTGAATGGTATGAAGCAGTTATAGAACCAGATAGAGAAAAACTCACATCCATTTTACAAACAGATGTCTCCATAAAAGAAAAAATGAGACAGAAAATGGATCCAGAAGAATTTGTAGAATGGGCCACAGGAGGAATACGATATACACCCGAGCCGAGTGTTCATAAGGTATTACTCATTCCTCAATACATCTATCGTCCGTGGAATATTAAAGCAGATATAGAAGGGACAACAGTCTATTACTACCCGGTTTCCAATGAAAGTATTTCGCCGAACGATAAATATATGCCAAGTAACTTTTTAGTTTTAAAGCACAAGGCATTGGGCGATGAAGTTCGACTAAGAATGGTAAAACTATTATTTGAACAAAGTCGAACACTCCAAGACATAACAGAAAAATTAGAAATGGGAAAATCCACGATCCATCATCATTTAAAAATATTGAGATCAGCACAGCTAGTAGGAATAGAAGATGGAAAATATGTATTAAAAAGTAGTGCAATTACCTCGCTGGCAAAAGAATTAGAACAATATATTCAGCAATAAACGATTTGAAGGAGATTAAAGAGTGAAAGGAGGGATATCTAATCTAGATTAGGGAGGAGAATCAGCTTAAAGAGGTGTATATCAGCCAAAAGGAGAAGGGAATCAGCCAAACTAGGAAAATATCAGCCAAAGGGAGGGGGAAATCAGCCAAACTGGAGAAATATCAGCCAAAGCGGGGAGGGAATCAGCCAAACTGGAGAAATATCAGCCAAAGGGAGGAGGGAATCAGCCAAACTGGGAAAATATCAGCCAAAGGGAGGGGGAAATCAGCCAAACTGGGAAAATATCAGCCAAAGGGAGGAGAGAATCAGACAAACTGGAGAAATATCAGCCAAAGGGAGAAGGGAATCAGCCAAACAAGGAAAATATCAGCCAAAGGGAGGAGAGAATCAGCCAAACTGGAGAAATATCAGCCAAAGGGAGAAGGAAATCAGCCAAACTGGAGAAATATCAGCCAAAGGGAGAAGGGAATCAGCCAAACTAGAGAAATATCAGCCAAAGGGAGGAGGAAATCAGCCAAACTGGAGAAATATCAGCCAAAAGGAGAAGGGAATCAGCCAAACTGGAGGGTATATCAGCTAAAAGGAGAAGGGAATCAGCCAAACTAGAGGGTATATCAGCCAAAGGGAGGGGGAAATCAGCCAAACTGGAGAAATATCAGCCAAAGGGAGAAGGGAATCAGCCAAACAAGGAAAATATCAGCCAAAGTGGAGGGAAATCGGCCAAAGCATCTAAGATAAGATGCCAAATCACCAATCAACCGATCAAACCAAAGAAAGTGGTGTTCATTTGAATATTTTTCGCAATAAATCATTCACGACTATGTGGATTGGAAATGGGATATCGGAGTTAGCGGGAGCCTTTGGGACCTTTTGCAACTCGTTATTAATCTATGAAATTACTGGTTCAACTTGGGCTTTAGGCAGTATGTGGCTATTATATTTTCTGCCTTCTCTCATCCTTCAGCTTTTTATTGGTCCATACCTTGATCGTTGGAGTAGAAAATGGATGATGATTTTTGCTCTCTGGAGTAGAGGCATAATATTTCTTTTTCCTCTCATTGGGTTTGTATCAGACACATTAGTACCGTGGCATGTTTATATTGTTCAAATCATCATTGGATTAATAACTCCGATTTATTCTCCTGCTAATCAAGCCATACTGCCTAATCTTGTTTCCACAGAGCAATTAAGTAGTGCTAATGCCTATGTAGAAGGAATGGCCAGATTAATGACGTTCACAGCGCCAGTTTTTGCAGGGATTGTCATTGAATATATCGGAATTGGCAGTACTTTATTGTTTATTTGTACGGCGCTGATGCTTAGTGGATGTCTTTTGCTAGGTATTATGGAAGTAAGAGAAGAGAAAGTAGAAAGAAAAACGTGGGCAGTGGAATTTATGGAGGGGGTTCGCTACTTCTTTCAACAAAAAACGATTGTGTGGTTAGGGATTTTTTTAGCATTTGTTCAATTTGGGGTAGGGGTCACAATGGTGATTAATATTCCCTATATTAAAACAGTGCTAAATGGAAATAATGCCATGTATGGTTATTTTATGGCGGGTTTTCCTTTAGGATATATGTTTGGAACCTTACTTGTTGGCAAAATCAAATTCCAATCACGGAGACGCTTGATGCTAGGAGCACTATTAATAGGGGGAGTGACATACATTAATTTAGGAATAACAAGCTCACTCATTTCAGCCATCGCAACGGAAATAGTTGCTGGCATCACTATGGCATTTTTCAGCATACATAATATTACACTTTGTCAGCAAACCGTTCCCAATCATTTAATGGGCAAAATTATCTCGGTCCGATCCTTTATCATTCGAGCGATGATGCCGCTTGGTGTACTAGTAGGCGGAGCATTAAGTGAATTATGGGGAATCCGGCCTTTATACATTTTAATTGGAGCAATAATTACTACTGTATCTTTAGTGGGGCTATTGATTCCTTACTTTGCCTTTTTGGATAAAGAAAGCATCAATAAAAACAAGCTGGCTGCTTAATTAATTAAGAAAGACTAGGAAATGGAGTTCCTTTTTCCTAGTCTTTTCTATTAATATTTCTTTAACAAAATTGCTGAGTTATGACCGCCAAAGCCAAAGGAATTAGAGAGACCAATGGATATGTCGGCTTTTCTTGCTCCCTCTGGAACATAGTCTAAATCACAGTCTGGGTCTGGAGTTTCCAAATTAGTAGTTGGCGGGATAATCCCTTCTCTCAAGCTCTGTATTAAAGCAATTGCTTCCGCTCCACCAGCAGCACCAAGCATATGACCAAGCATGGACTTATTCGCCGTTACAGGAATTTTATAGGCGTCTTCTTCAAATAATTTCTTAATCGCTAATGTTTCCGAGAGATCGCCGACAGGCGTACTGGTTGCATGGGCGCTAATCACATCTACATCAGAAGGAGAAATATTTGCTTTAGTTAATGCCCGCTTCATAGCAAGATATGCTCCTCTTCCTTCTGGATGGGTAGCCACCATATGATGGGCATCTGAGCTTGCACCATATCCAATGATTTCAGCTAAAATGGGAGCATTACGCTTTATAGCATGTTCCAAGTCTTCCACTACTAAAATAGCTGCCCCTTCACTCATCACGAATCCATCTCGATTTTTATCAAAAGGTCTACTTGCTGAAGCAGGTTCGTCATTTCTTGTCGATAATGCTCTGGCATTCCCGAAGCTTGCTAAGGAAAGATTCGTAATTGCAGCCTCCGCTCCGCCCGCAACCATCACATCTGCATCACCATTTCGAATCGTATGAAAGGCTTCCCCAATCGATGTATTTCCAATGGAACAAGCTGTTACCGGAGAGAGGGAAGGACCTTGAGCTCCGAATTTAATACTAATTTGCGCTGCAGCTGCATTGGAAATCATCATCGGTACTAAGTTAGGACTGACTCGATTAGGACCTCTTTGATTCAATGTATTTACATTATCGATAAGGGTGGTCAAACCGCCGATTCCTGATCCTACATAAACACCCATTCGCTCTTTATCTATTGAATCTAAGTCTAACTGTGAATTTGTTAAGGCTTCTTCTGCAGCAGCTAACGCAAACTGGCTAAATCGGTCCAATTTTTTTGCTTCTTTTGCTCCCCATCTTTCATCTGGATGAAAGTCAGTTACTACTCCAGCTATTCTTGTTTTGGAATTAGATACATCTAAATGGTCGATAGAAAGGATTCCCGATTCACCCTTTAAGAGGTTCTGCCAATATTCATCCACGTTATTTCCTAACGGTGAAATAATTCCCATTCCAGTGACAACAACTCTTTTCACGATTTTTCCCCCATTCCTTTTTTCTTTATTGTATCCTTTTCTTATCCTATTACAAGTTGTAGTTTATACTAGTATAAATAGTACTAGCTTAAAAAGGAGAATGGATATGAATAGAGATATAAGGCTAGAAGCACTCTCGGAATTTTTGAAAACAAAGCGCTCTAAGATACAGCCGCAAATGGTTGGACTCCCAGCTGGAACGAGAAGAAGAACAGCAGGACTCCGCCGTGAGGAAGTGGCACAATTAGCTGGAGTAAGCACTACCTGGTATACCTGGCTAGAGCAAGGTAGAGATATTAAAGTGTCTATCTCTGTTCTCGAAGCAGTAGCAGATGCGCTGCAATTAAATTCGGATGAGCGAAAATATGTATATGGATTAGCGTTTGAGGAGGGAAATTCTTTTTTTCCTAAAGAGGCGGAAGAAGACATGATGACTCCAGCCTTAGAAAGAATTTTAAAGGAACTTCGCTACTGTCCAACTATTATAACGGATCGCCGTTCTTTTATCGTCGGCTGGAATGAAGCCGCCAAGCAAGTATTCCTAGACTTTGAAAAAATCCCATCGGAAAAAAGAAATCTCATCGAATTGCTTTTTTCCAGAAAAGAACTAAGAGCATTGGCAGTCAATTGGGAGGACTTTGTAAAAGGATTTATTTCCATCTTTCGCACTTATTTAGGACAATATATGGCCGATGAGTGGTATCAAGAATTTATCGAAGACATGAAAAAGAACTATCCAGACTTTAATAGGATGTGGAATGAAAGTGAAGTAAGTTCTGCTCCTGAGGTATTAATTGAATTTCGCCATTCCAAGGCAGGAAAAATGATTTATAATTTAACCTCCTTACAAGTTCATGGCGCAAATGATTTAAGATGTAGTATTTATACGCCTGTTGATGGAACAGGGACGGAGGAGAAGATTAAGCATTTGATGAAATGAAAGAAGGGACACAGTCGATTTTTGTGTCCCCTTTCCTGTTTATTAAGAATTAGAAATAAGCTTTCTAACTCCATCCACTACAGGTGTTTCCGAACGGCCCAGCAATTTTTCAAAATCATTGCTTTCAATGTCTAAAGTACCTTCGCGAATATCCTTTTGAATTGCTACAAGCATAGGAACAACAAAATCTGGTATGCCAGCTTGTGTCATTATTTCTGCATATTTACTGTCATCTACATGTTGGACAGGTACTTCTTTTCCAATCACCTGGCTAACAGCAGCAGCGATCTCTTCTTGTGATAAAGGTTTGCCAGAAAGTTCATAAATCGTATTTTCATGTCCTTCACTGGCTAGCACTTCTGCTGCAGCTTCTGCATAGTCCTGCTGTAGAGCCCAGCCGACCTTTCCGCTGCCAGCAGAGGTAACCCACGGTGCTCCACCTTGAACTCCTTGAATAGTAGAAAGCTCATTCTCTAGGTACCAGTTATTACGTAAGAAGGAATAAGGGATACCTGTTTTTTGAATAGCAATCTCTGTTGCTTTATGAACTTCAGCAAGGAAGTTAGTGCTTTTCTGTGCATTCGCAATACTTGTATATGCGATAAAGGAAACACCAGCGTTTTTAGCAGCATTGACAGCATTATTGTGTTGGCGAATTCTAGTTTCTGTATCTCCATCTGCTGAAATAATTAATAGGCGATCGATTCCTTTGAAGGCTGCTGCTAAAGTTTCTGGCTGATCGAAATCTCCATGGCGAACATCTACGCCTTTTGCGCGTAAATCCTCTGCTTTTTCTGGATTGCGTACACTGACAGCAAGCTGATCAGCAGGTACTTTTGCTAATAAAACATTTGCGATTTTAGATCCAAGTTTACCAGTAGCGCCTGTTACTAATAGTTTCATTTGAAATTCCCTCCAATTAATGTTTTTCTTTCATTATAACCCAACGACTTTAACAAGATGTGTTGTTGGATATCCAATATAGGTATATAGTATATTCATAGTAAAAAAAATGAAAGTAGTTATTTTTTTATAACATAGTCACATAAATAGTACCATGGGAAGGAGAGAGAAAATGGCACGTTTTTTTGTTCAAAATGAATCTGTCTCAATCGATGAGGAGGGTTTTTGTCCTGTAACTTATACACAAAATTTAACGGCGGGAAGATGGAAGATTATTATCTTATGGCATTTAAGTCAGGGGACAAAACGGTTTAATGAATTGCAAAGACTATTGCCTGGCATATCAAAAGGGATTTTAACAAGGCAGTTAAGAGAATTAGAAGCAGATCAAATGGTGCACAGAGAAGTTTATAAAGAAGTGCCTCCCAAAGTGGAATATTCCTTAACAGAAAAGGGAGTTAGCTTTATTCCTATTCTTGATTTAATGGGAGAGTGGGGGAAAAAGCATTTTAAGGAATAAAAATGGGGACAAATAATTGTCCCCATTAGCTTTACAATACTTTATTCAAGAAATCTTTTGTACGCTCATTTTGTGGGTTTCCAAAAATCTCTTGTGGTGTGCCCTCTTCCACGATATAGCCATTATCCATGAAGATTACGCGATCTGCTACTTCTCTAGCGAAGCCCATCTCATGTGTAACAATTACCATCGTCATTCCTTCTTGAGCTAATTGCTTAATAACGTTTAATACTTCTCCGACCATTTCAGGATCAAGTGCACTTGTTGGCTCATCGAACAGCATAATATCAGGGTTCATCGCAAGGGCGCGTGCAATGGCAACCCTTTGCTTTTGACCGCCAGACAATTTAGAAGGATTTTCATTAGCTTTATCCTTTAAGCCGACACGGTCTAATAGTTGTAAGGCTTTTTCCTTTGCTTGCTGTGGCGTTGCTTTTTTCAAATCAACTGGAGCAAGGGTGATATTTTCCAAAACCGTTAGATGTGGGAAAAGATTGAAATGCTGAAACACCATTCCGATATTTTCTCTGATTTTGTTAATATCATTTTTTTTATCCGTTAATTTAAAGTCATTTACAACAACTTCGCCACTTGTAACTTCTTCTAACATATTTAAACAGCGAAGAAGGGTACTTTTTCCGGAGCCAGAAGGACCGATTAAACAAACAACTTCGCCCTCTGTTACCTGTAAATCAATCGATTTTAAAACTTCAAGATTACCATATGATTTTTTCAGATTCGTCACATTAAGCTTGGCCATTTTTAATCCTTCTTTCTAATCGATTTGATACTTTTGTTAGAATCATAATGACGATAAAGTACATAATTCCGACGATTAGCCACATTTGGAATGATTCTAAGTTTCTTGCAATAATAATTTTTCCGCTTTGTGTCAATTCGTTAATACCGATAATGGAAAGAATAGACGTATCTTTTAGTGTAATAACAAATTGGTTAATAAATGCTGGAATCATTAATTGGATAGCCTGTGGAAGCACTACCTTTCTCATTGCTTTTCCATAAGGAAGTCCTAAACTGCGCGCAGCCTCCATCTGCCCTTTATCAACGGATTGAATTCCTCCGCGAACAATTTCAGCCATATAAGCACCAGCGTTTAAACTTAATGTAATAAGACCGGCAGCAACTGCTGTAATTCGGAAGTCAAGAGCTGCTGGAA of Niallia circulans contains these proteins:
- a CDS encoding winged helix-turn-helix transcriptional regulator translates to MARFFVQNESVSIDEEGFCPVTYTQNLTAGRWKIIILWHLSQGTKRFNELQRLLPGISKGILTRQLRELEADQMVHREVYKEVPPKVEYSLTEKGVSFIPILDLMGEWGKKHFKE
- the fabF gene encoding beta-ketoacyl-ACP synthase II, with amino-acid sequence MKRVVVTGMGIISPLGNNVDEYWQNLLKGESGILSIDHLDVSNSKTRIAGVVTDFHPDERWGAKEAKKLDRFSQFALAAAEEALTNSQLDLDSIDKERMGVYVGSGIGGLTTLIDNVNTLNQRGPNRVSPNLVPMMISNAAAAQISIKFGAQGPSLSPVTACSIGNTSIGEAFHTIRNGDADVMVAGGAEAAITNLSLASFGNARALSTRNDEPASASRPFDKNRDGFVMSEGAAILVVEDLEHAIKRNAPILAEIIGYGASSDAHHMVATHPEGRGAYLAMKRALTKANISPSDVDVISAHATSTPVGDLSETLAIKKLFEEDAYKIPVTANKSMLGHMLGAAGGAEAIALIQSLREGIIPPTTNLETPDPDCDLDYVPEGARKADISIGLSNSFGFGGHNSAILLKKY
- a CDS encoding amino acid ABC transporter ATP-binding protein, which gives rise to MAKLNVTNLKKSYGNLEVLKSIDLQVTEGEVVCLIGPSGSGKSTLLRCLNMLEEVTSGEVVVNDFKLTDKKNDINKIRENIGMVFQHFNLFPHLTVLENITLAPVDLKKATPQQAKEKALQLLDRVGLKDKANENPSKLSGGQKQRVAIARALAMNPDIMLFDEPTSALDPEMVGEVLNVIKQLAQEGMTMVIVTHEMGFAREVADRVIFMDNGYIVEEGTPQEIFGNPQNERTKDFLNKVL
- a CDS encoding helix-turn-helix transcriptional regulator, whose translation is MNRDIRLEALSEFLKTKRSKIQPQMVGLPAGTRRRTAGLRREEVAQLAGVSTTWYTWLEQGRDIKVSISVLEAVADALQLNSDERKYVYGLAFEEGNSFFPKEAEEDMMTPALERILKELRYCPTIITDRRSFIVGWNEAAKQVFLDFEKIPSEKRNLIELLFSRKELRALAVNWEDFVKGFISIFRTYLGQYMADEWYQEFIEDMKKNYPDFNRMWNESEVSSAPEVLIEFRHSKAGKMIYNLTSLQVHGANDLRCSIYTPVDGTGTEEKIKHLMK
- a CDS encoding SDR family oxidoreductase, with the translated sequence MKLLVTGATGKLGSKIANVLLAKVPADQLAVSVRNPEKAEDLRAKGVDVRHGDFDQPETLAAAFKGIDRLLIISADGDTETRIRQHNNAVNAAKNAGVSFIAYTSIANAQKSTNFLAEVHKATEIAIQKTGIPYSFLRNNWYLENELSTIQGVQGGAPWVTSAGSGKVGWALQQDYAEAAAEVLASEGHENTIYELSGKPLSQEEIAAAVSQVIGKEVPVQHVDDSKYAEIMTQAGIPDFVVPMLVAIQKDIREGTLDIESNDFEKLLGRSETPVVDGVRKLISNS